Proteins encoded in a region of the Stieleria neptunia genome:
- a CDS encoding isoaspartyl peptidase/L-asparaginase has product MFRTLRLMMVVSMASSLIGSPTARPVHAETAGAKRWAIVIHGGAGGDPSKWSDEKRNARRDGLEAALKIGRDLLAAGGSSLDAVEAVIRSLEDNANFNAGRGAVLTQAGNAELDASIMDGRNRACGAVAGVTTVKNPISTARLVMTDTKHVLLAGRGADAFAAAQKVPLVDPKYFLSHRRPTPPRSDAPGHPHLGTVGCVALDFEGNLAAGTSTGGTAKKLPGRVGDSPIVGAGTFADNASCAVSGTGVGEEYIRNAVAYDIAAQMLYAGRSLETAVTEIMTERLQPGIGGLIGVSHDGQIVMQHNTPGMSCAAADSGGRFETHLARDNGGRVPADAAKPIDAAKPIDAVKPIDAVKSSDVDEAEIRRLIDRQADAWNAGDLDRFMDVYWNDEALTFSSGGNVTRGWAATLQRYKRRYPDKATMGNVAFSDLEFQRLGDDAFQVLGVWQLTRDATPIGGRFTLVFRRFDEGWRIVHDHTSVRDAP; this is encoded by the coding sequence ATGTTTCGAACACTCCGCCTGATGATGGTTGTCTCGATGGCTAGCTCGTTGATCGGCTCGCCGACGGCCCGTCCCGTTCACGCCGAAACCGCAGGTGCGAAGCGTTGGGCGATTGTGATCCATGGCGGTGCGGGCGGAGACCCGTCGAAGTGGAGTGATGAAAAACGCAACGCACGCCGGGACGGATTGGAGGCGGCGCTGAAAATCGGACGCGACTTGCTCGCCGCAGGCGGATCGTCACTCGATGCGGTGGAAGCGGTGATCCGGTCGCTGGAAGACAACGCCAATTTCAACGCCGGCCGGGGCGCGGTGCTGACCCAAGCGGGAAACGCGGAGCTGGATGCATCGATCATGGACGGGCGGAATCGTGCCTGCGGTGCGGTCGCCGGCGTGACAACCGTCAAGAACCCGATCTCGACGGCGCGATTGGTCATGACCGACACCAAACATGTGTTGCTGGCCGGCCGCGGCGCCGATGCCTTCGCGGCTGCCCAGAAGGTCCCCTTGGTCGACCCGAAGTATTTTTTGAGCCACCGTCGGCCGACGCCGCCGCGATCGGATGCACCCGGGCATCCACACCTGGGTACCGTGGGCTGCGTCGCGCTCGATTTCGAGGGGAACCTGGCCGCGGGAACCAGCACCGGTGGCACGGCGAAGAAACTGCCCGGCCGTGTCGGCGATTCGCCGATCGTGGGCGCGGGCACGTTCGCTGACAATGCGTCCTGTGCCGTTTCCGGGACCGGCGTCGGCGAGGAGTACATTCGCAACGCCGTGGCCTATGACATCGCCGCGCAGATGCTGTATGCCGGACGGTCGCTGGAAACCGCCGTCACGGAGATCATGACCGAACGACTCCAACCGGGGATCGGCGGTCTGATCGGTGTCTCCCACGACGGCCAAATCGTGATGCAGCACAACACACCGGGGATGAGCTGCGCCGCGGCCGACAGCGGCGGTCGATTCGAAACCCATCTGGCGCGCGACAACGGCGGCCGCGTTCCAGCCGACGCTGCGAAGCCGATCGACGCTGCGAAGCCGATCGACGCCGTGAAGCCGATCGACGCCGTGAAGTCATCCGACGTCGACGAGGCCGAGATTCGTCGACTGATCGACCGGCAAGCCGACGCCTGGAACGCCGGCGACCTCGATCGCTTCATGGACGTTTATTGGAACGACGAAGCGTTGACGTTTTCCTCCGGTGGCAACGTCACACGCGGTTGGGCGGCAACCCTCCAACGCTACAAACGACGTTATCCCGACAAAGCGACGATGGGAAACGTCGCGTTCTCGGACCTTGAGTTTCAGCGTCTGGGCGACGACGCCTTTCAAGTATTGGGCGTTTGGCAACTGACACGCGACGCCACTCCGATCGGCGGTCGTTTCACCCTGGTGTTTCGCCGATTCGACGAAGGCTGGCGAATCGTGCACGACCACACTTCGGTGCGTGACGCGCCCTGA
- a CDS encoding aldose 1-epimerase — MMLRPLLCCFALCAVVPNVVAGEISIGNESGTQVFTLRQGTTVVKFAPGAGANAYSIRVDDVEYLRQPDSLDKLPGVGFGNPILYPTPNRVKNAAFEFDGQAVRFQPNAGGNFIHGLVNRHAWQFVRSRSDSKHAAITCVADFRDGTALHSRFPFPHELYLTVTVSDGAVRWTYEVDNTAGTAAVPFGFALHPYFVYQGRRADTYLKIPATHWMESEKQLPSGKLVAKDQLGFPLGEFMSLKGTTFDDVFWGMKPDQPTVIEYRDVNRMITIAASEAFTHLVVWTPDRPYFGVESQTCSTDAHNLHAAGKTSEAHLQICQPGQTLSGWVEYQFKKVSDTFLAE; from the coding sequence ATGATGCTCCGACCACTCCTTTGTTGTTTCGCCCTTTGCGCCGTCGTGCCAAACGTCGTGGCAGGCGAAATCTCGATCGGCAACGAATCGGGAACCCAGGTTTTCACGCTGCGTCAGGGAACAACGGTGGTCAAGTTTGCTCCCGGCGCAGGCGCCAACGCTTACTCGATACGTGTCGATGACGTCGAGTACCTGCGACAACCGGATTCGCTGGACAAGCTGCCCGGGGTCGGCTTCGGAAATCCCATTCTGTATCCGACTCCGAACCGAGTGAAAAATGCCGCGTTCGAATTCGACGGCCAAGCGGTTCGTTTCCAGCCCAATGCGGGTGGCAACTTCATTCATGGGCTGGTCAATCGCCATGCGTGGCAATTCGTTCGATCCCGTTCCGATTCAAAGCATGCGGCGATCACCTGCGTCGCCGATTTTCGTGACGGCACCGCGTTGCATTCGCGGTTCCCGTTTCCCCACGAGCTTTACTTGACCGTGACGGTCAGCGACGGCGCGGTCCGCTGGACGTATGAGGTTGACAACACCGCCGGCACGGCCGCGGTGCCTTTCGGATTTGCTCTGCATCCGTACTTCGTTTACCAGGGCCGGCGCGCGGACACGTACTTAAAGATCCCTGCGACACATTGGATGGAATCGGAAAAGCAACTGCCGTCGGGAAAACTGGTTGCCAAGGACCAGTTGGGTTTTCCGCTCGGCGAGTTCATGTCGCTCAAGGGGACGACGTTTGATGACGTGTTCTGGGGTATGAAACCGGATCAGCCCACCGTGATCGAGTACCGCGACGTGAATCGTATGATCACCATTGCCGCCTCCGAAGCATTCACGCACCTGGTCGTTTGGACTCCGGACCGACCGTATTTCGGCGTGGAAAGTCAGACCTGCAGCACGGACGCCCACAACCTGCACGCCGCGGGCAAGACCAGCGAAGCGCACCTGCAGATCTGCCAACCCGGCCAAACCCTCAGCGGTTGGGTCGAGTACCAATTCAAAAAGGTGTCCGACACCTTTTTGGCAGAATAG
- a CDS encoding tetratricopeptide repeat protein, giving the protein MQKIRNCLNAALASLAFIVPSGCDTHDVITRGSPDGASESPAPNTTPAILYDGFENYSREVRTTSPPAQKYINQGMQWLYGFNDDEAIRCFREAARLDPQCVLPWWGIAYASGININDPTMTEQESRTAWEARNAALERLDHASPVEKALVEAVALRYIWPAPEDPAELEQRYADAMQQVWQQFPEDADVGTLYAEALMNLQPWDYWTEDGEPKGRATEIVQVLETVMELDPDHPGALHYYIHALEASKSPERAVEAADRLAFLVPGSSHLTHMPSHIYGRVGRYSDAADANVRAVAADRRYLASAAEQDYYGLYISHNLHFLAYAAMMEGRYEQSIQAAREIETHVPKTFMQRYPQVADGWAAALPHVLVRFGRWQEILELDDYPAERPVSRAMRRYARSIAYSALGRIDEAEQEIKAFNKIAATVPTDWKIGFNPAHAVFPLARKMMHGELAFRKGDHDEAFDVLQDAAELEDRLLYDEPPSWLQPVRHALGALLMASGNYARAESVYETDLQRNPGNGWSLLGLEKARRAQRKTEGLDQLVRQRSRAWFRADVEPTSSCYCEPGAVILDQAPVNSAK; this is encoded by the coding sequence ATGCAGAAGATAAGAAACTGCTTGAATGCGGCTCTGGCATCGCTCGCATTCATTGTGCCCAGTGGCTGTGACACCCACGACGTGATCACCCGTGGTTCTCCGGACGGGGCGTCTGAGTCACCGGCACCCAACACCACGCCGGCGATTCTCTATGACGGATTCGAGAACTACTCGCGAGAGGTCAGGACGACGTCGCCCCCTGCGCAAAAGTACATCAATCAGGGGATGCAGTGGCTGTACGGTTTCAATGACGACGAAGCGATTCGGTGTTTTCGGGAAGCCGCTCGGCTTGACCCGCAATGCGTGCTTCCCTGGTGGGGCATTGCTTATGCCAGCGGCATCAACATCAATGACCCGACGATGACCGAACAGGAATCGCGGACCGCATGGGAAGCTCGAAACGCCGCGCTGGAGCGACTGGACCATGCGTCACCGGTTGAGAAAGCGCTCGTCGAGGCGGTCGCGTTACGATACATCTGGCCAGCCCCCGAGGATCCGGCAGAACTCGAACAGAGGTATGCCGACGCCATGCAGCAGGTCTGGCAGCAGTTCCCCGAGGATGCCGACGTGGGCACGCTGTATGCCGAAGCCTTGATGAATTTGCAGCCCTGGGATTATTGGACCGAAGATGGAGAACCCAAAGGACGTGCCACCGAAATCGTCCAGGTGCTCGAGACGGTGATGGAGTTGGATCCCGACCATCCTGGCGCGCTGCATTACTACATTCACGCGCTCGAGGCATCGAAATCACCCGAGCGTGCCGTGGAGGCTGCCGATCGGCTGGCGTTTTTGGTTCCCGGCTCCAGTCACCTGACTCACATGCCGTCCCATATCTACGGCCGGGTGGGGCGGTATTCGGACGCGGCCGATGCGAACGTTCGAGCGGTCGCAGCCGATCGACGCTATCTTGCCTCGGCCGCCGAGCAAGATTATTACGGGCTGTACATTTCCCACAACCTGCACTTTCTCGCGTACGCGGCGATGATGGAAGGCCGCTATGAACAATCGATTCAGGCGGCGCGGGAGATCGAGACGCACGTGCCAAAGACCTTCATGCAACGCTACCCGCAAGTCGCCGACGGATGGGCGGCCGCCCTGCCACATGTCCTGGTTCGTTTCGGCCGCTGGCAGGAAATTCTCGAGCTGGACGACTACCCGGCCGAGCGACCGGTCAGCCGGGCGATGAGACGTTACGCCCGCAGCATTGCGTATTCCGCGCTGGGACGAATCGATGAAGCCGAGCAGGAGATCAAAGCGTTCAACAAAATCGCGGCGACCGTTCCGACCGATTGGAAAATCGGATTCAACCCTGCCCATGCGGTGTTCCCGTTGGCGCGCAAGATGATGCACGGCGAGCTGGCCTTTCGCAAAGGCGATCATGACGAGGCGTTCGACGTGCTGCAAGATGCGGCTGAATTGGAAGACCGACTGCTGTATGACGAACCACCGAGTTGGCTGCAGCCGGTGCGACATGCACTCGGGGCACTGCTGATGGCGTCGGGCAACTACGCCCGCGCCGAATCGGTCTACGAAACGGATTTGCAGCGCAATCCGGGGAACGGCTGGTCGTTGTTGGGGCTTGAGAAAGCACGGCGAGCGCAGCGAAAAACGGAAGGCCTTGATCAGCTCGTTCGGCAGCGTTCCAGGGCCTGGTTCCGTGCGGATGTCGAGCCGACTTCGTCCTGCTACTGTGAGCCGGGGGCGGTGATTCTGGACCAGGCCCCGGTGAACTCCGCGAAGTAG
- a CDS encoding serine/threonine-protein kinase has product MVEAGQRLLAFEILGTLGAGAMGEVYLAHDTTLDRQVAIKVLSVDVADNASIGQRFKREAQTLAALNHPCVAQIYGYHQTDELCFLSLEYVDGKDLSEHLADGPMSVEDTIRFAERICEGLGAAHAKGIIHRDLKPGNIRIGPDGSVKILDFGLARFVTSTEPEPFTATSSKTTCLPLTVHGAILGTPAYMSPEQAQGLPIDRRTDIWSLGCVLYECLAGKPVFDGRSLPQVMAAVLQREPDWQALPETTPEPLRALLKRCLQKDREHRFDNIAEIRARILRLDDGAASAGSTAVALAQQSVSRRDWPTAYDILRQADQRGELCPEGLEMLGECARWTGRFDEIVDPIERAHEAYVARADQRGAVRTALELSHANDDAGRTSLATAWLGRADELVAKLPEGPEHAWHAWFHNRCCMAEGNLDGQERQARRALQLARRYEERNVEALALVDLSHVATTRGESQATLDLIQRATSMALGGEIDLFATGMVFCNTIWACRCRGEWQRAQEWTESATRWVNRQQIEYFPGMCRVHRSEVLRVRGDLVAAERESEAATRQVSQALPAYAVFPWSELGEVRRRRGNFAAAMTAFQQAISLGWDPQPGLALLLMQRGDAASAHRSIERTFREPRPTMVCEDRVNLLVARATIAVAVDELAIAESAIAELAGMADRNNTPWDNAAAAHTRGLLDLASGGFGQAVEQLTRARRWWIELNTPYELANTCVLLAKALHADGDPTRAKIELAAARDGFARIGAEFDRDQAQALLDKFDGRALRLDRPGSTPTPHQALMSRRGDTWMFKFNGRQLQLRNTRGLEHLSKLLRQPGVDCWAVDLAGSGGAFDRGDAGEMLDASAREAYRRRAEELQSELADLDPTSDPVNTERIRTELDAIAQTLAAAVGLGGRPRRAGSAIERARQSVTKGIRGAIRKVTDADAELGRYLEATIKTGTACRFEAQLREAVDWVVEDPSSE; this is encoded by the coding sequence ATGGTTGAGGCCGGCCAGCGCCTGCTTGCGTTCGAAATACTCGGCACCTTGGGTGCCGGAGCGATGGGCGAGGTCTATCTCGCCCACGATACCACTCTGGATCGTCAAGTGGCGATCAAGGTGCTGTCGGTCGATGTGGCTGATAACGCGTCGATCGGCCAGCGTTTCAAACGCGAAGCGCAAACGTTAGCCGCGCTCAATCATCCTTGCGTGGCCCAGATTTATGGTTACCACCAGACCGACGAGCTGTGCTTTTTGTCGCTCGAGTACGTCGACGGCAAGGACCTGTCGGAGCATCTGGCCGACGGCCCGATGTCGGTCGAGGACACGATTCGATTCGCCGAGCGAATCTGTGAAGGGCTTGGTGCGGCCCATGCCAAGGGAATCATTCATCGCGACCTGAAGCCGGGCAACATCCGCATCGGACCGGACGGCAGCGTCAAGATTCTGGATTTTGGTCTGGCGCGGTTTGTAACGTCGACGGAACCGGAACCGTTCACCGCGACGTCGTCCAAGACGACGTGTCTTCCACTGACGGTTCACGGAGCGATCCTGGGGACACCGGCCTACATGAGTCCCGAACAGGCCCAGGGATTGCCGATCGATCGTCGCACGGACATCTGGTCGCTGGGCTGTGTGCTGTACGAATGCCTTGCCGGCAAGCCCGTCTTCGATGGCCGGTCGCTGCCGCAAGTGATGGCTGCCGTGCTCCAGCGCGAACCGGACTGGCAGGCACTTCCGGAGACGACGCCGGAGCCGCTGCGTGCACTGCTGAAGCGGTGTTTGCAAAAAGACCGCGAGCATCGGTTTGACAATATCGCGGAAATTCGTGCGCGAATCTTGCGGCTGGATGACGGCGCAGCGTCCGCGGGTTCCACCGCCGTCGCGCTGGCTCAGCAATCGGTGAGCCGTCGTGATTGGCCGACCGCCTACGACATCCTTCGTCAAGCCGATCAGCGAGGCGAGTTGTGCCCGGAAGGGTTGGAGATGCTCGGCGAGTGTGCTCGGTGGACCGGCCGGTTTGACGAAATCGTCGACCCGATCGAACGGGCGCATGAAGCCTACGTCGCTCGGGCCGACCAACGAGGTGCGGTGCGTACTGCGTTGGAGTTGTCCCACGCCAATGACGACGCCGGCCGGACGTCCTTGGCGACGGCGTGGTTGGGACGTGCCGACGAATTGGTCGCGAAGTTGCCCGAGGGGCCGGAACACGCTTGGCATGCGTGGTTCCACAATCGATGCTGCATGGCGGAGGGGAATCTGGATGGACAGGAACGCCAAGCTCGTCGCGCCCTCCAGCTTGCACGTCGTTATGAAGAACGCAACGTCGAAGCACTTGCGCTGGTTGACCTCAGCCACGTCGCCACGACGCGGGGCGAGAGTCAAGCGACGCTGGACCTGATTCAGCGCGCGACATCGATGGCGTTGGGTGGCGAAATTGATCTTTTCGCGACCGGCATGGTGTTCTGTAACACGATCTGGGCGTGCCGCTGTCGCGGCGAATGGCAGCGGGCGCAAGAATGGACCGAATCGGCAACACGTTGGGTCAATCGCCAGCAGATCGAGTATTTCCCCGGCATGTGCCGTGTTCACCGCAGCGAGGTGCTGCGAGTCCGTGGCGATCTGGTTGCGGCCGAACGCGAAAGTGAAGCCGCGACGCGGCAGGTTTCGCAAGCTCTACCTGCTTACGCCGTCTTTCCGTGGAGCGAACTCGGCGAAGTGCGTCGTCGCCGCGGCAATTTCGCTGCAGCGATGACCGCGTTTCAGCAAGCCATTTCACTCGGTTGGGACCCACAACCCGGGCTGGCGTTGTTGCTGATGCAACGCGGCGACGCGGCGTCGGCGCATCGCTCGATCGAACGCACCTTTCGCGAGCCGCGCCCCACCATGGTGTGCGAAGATCGAGTCAATCTGCTTGTCGCACGTGCCACGATCGCCGTCGCGGTCGACGAACTGGCGATTGCGGAATCGGCAATCGCCGAACTGGCGGGGATGGCGGATCGCAACAACACCCCGTGGGACAACGCCGCCGCCGCACACACACGCGGGCTGTTGGATCTGGCCAGCGGAGGATTCGGCCAGGCCGTCGAGCAGCTGACCCGGGCGCGACGGTGGTGGATCGAACTCAATACGCCCTACGAACTGGCCAACACCTGTGTGCTGTTGGCCAAGGCACTCCATGCCGATGGCGATCCCACACGGGCCAAGATCGAATTGGCCGCCGCCCGCGATGGGTTTGCCCGCATCGGGGCGGAATTCGATCGAGATCAAGCGCAGGCCTTGTTGGACAAGTTCGACGGCCGGGCGTTGCGACTCGATCGTCCTGGATCAACGCCAACGCCGCACCAAGCCCTGATGTCGCGGCGGGGCGACACCTGGATGTTCAAGTTCAACGGCCGGCAATTGCAGTTGCGCAACACCCGTGGATTGGAACATCTGTCCAAACTGCTGCGGCAGCCCGGCGTCGATTGTTGGGCCGTCGATCTGGCCGGTTCCGGTGGAGCCTTCGACCGCGGCGACGCCGGCGAGATGTTGGACGCCAGCGCCCGCGAGGCTTACCGCCGCCGCGCCGAAGAACTGCAATCCGAACTGGCGGACCTGGACCCGACGTCGGATCCGGTCAACACCGAACGCATTCGTACGGAATTGGACGCCATCGCCCAGACGCTCGCGGCCGCCGTCGGACTCGGCGGCCGGCCCCGCCGCGCCGGCAGCGCGATCGAACGGGCCCGTCAAAGCGTGACCAAGGGCATCCGAGGTGCCATCCGCAAGGTCACGGATGCGGACGCCGAACTCGGGCGCTACCTCGAAGCCACGATCAAGACCGGAACGGCGTGTCGCTTCGAGGCCCAACTGCGTGAAGCCGTCGACTGGGTCGTCGAGGATCCAAGTTCCGAATGA
- a CDS encoding carotenoid oxygenase family protein, translated as MSDSIAAESPSPTRATNAYLSGALAPTQVELAKSDLPVVGKLPDDLNGMWVRNGPNPMFPPGSHYHWFDGDGMLHGVRIEDGKASYLNRFVRTASWKKQQESGRNHSPSYVNARPLEHLQTLAQAARKGGADFFNKANTSLVWHHGKLFALWEAGSPYEIRPGDLETVGPNNFFAAQQHAVTAHPKIDPVTGELLFFGNSLRGNRIRYGILDRTGRLVHQATIPTGRTVMMHDFAITRRFSIFFDFPMLVRPLMPLVGGAMLRYRNDRGARIGILPRYGSGDEVRWLDVEPGFLFHVLNAWENGDTLTLYGCRFPGAPSVLDRKSRSRDELQLDSTMYRWVVDVNSGRVVEGAVDDRPAEFPRVDDALVGSPCQFGYAASFLSSDAPALVKYDLNANTSQRHEFSASQLVGEGIFVPRPNQVSEDDGYLVSMVHDEADDRSEFVILDCRRFDNDPVIARIQMPQRVPAGFHGVWLDGGGAT; from the coding sequence ATGTCCGACTCCATCGCCGCCGAATCGCCCTCGCCGACCCGCGCAACGAACGCCTATCTGTCCGGCGCCCTCGCACCCACACAGGTCGAACTCGCAAAAAGCGACTTGCCCGTCGTCGGGAAACTGCCCGATGATCTAAACGGCATGTGGGTCCGCAATGGACCCAACCCGATGTTTCCTCCGGGTTCGCACTATCATTGGTTCGACGGTGACGGGATGTTGCATGGCGTTCGAATCGAAGACGGAAAGGCGAGCTACCTGAATCGCTTTGTCCGAACCGCGTCATGGAAAAAGCAGCAAGAGAGCGGGCGCAACCATTCGCCAAGCTATGTCAATGCCCGCCCGTTGGAACATTTGCAAACGCTCGCGCAGGCGGCTCGAAAGGGCGGCGCCGATTTCTTCAACAAAGCCAACACCTCGCTCGTCTGGCACCACGGCAAACTCTTCGCACTCTGGGAAGCGGGCTCCCCCTATGAAATTCGTCCCGGGGACCTCGAAACGGTCGGACCCAATAATTTCTTCGCCGCGCAACAGCATGCCGTGACCGCTCATCCAAAGATTGACCCTGTCACCGGCGAGCTGTTGTTTTTTGGAAATTCGCTACGCGGCAACCGAATCCGATATGGAATCTTGGATCGAACAGGCCGGTTGGTGCACCAGGCGACGATCCCCACCGGCAGGACCGTGATGATGCACGACTTTGCCATCACGCGTCGCTTTTCGATCTTCTTCGATTTTCCGATGCTGGTGCGTCCATTGATGCCGCTTGTCGGAGGGGCGATGCTGCGCTACCGGAACGATCGCGGAGCCCGGATCGGCATTTTGCCACGCTACGGTTCGGGCGACGAAGTGCGTTGGTTGGATGTCGAACCGGGGTTTCTGTTTCACGTCTTAAACGCTTGGGAAAACGGCGACACGTTGACGCTTTATGGTTGCCGATTCCCCGGTGCACCGAGCGTGTTGGATCGCAAGTCGAGATCTCGCGACGAGCTGCAACTCGATTCGACCATGTATCGCTGGGTCGTCGACGTGAATTCGGGCCGGGTCGTCGAAGGCGCCGTCGACGATCGTCCCGCTGAATTTCCCCGCGTGGATGATGCTTTGGTGGGATCCCCATGTCAATTCGGATACGCAGCCTCGTTTCTGTCCAGCGACGCTCCGGCATTGGTTAAATACGATCTGAACGCAAACACCTCGCAGCGTCACGAATTTTCAGCCAGTCAGCTTGTCGGTGAAGGCATCTTCGTTCCCCGACCGAACCAAGTCAGCGAAGACGATGGCTATCTGGTTTCGATGGTGCATGACGAAGCGGACGATCGATCCGAATTTGTGATTCTCGATTGCCGACGATTTGACAACGACCCCGTCATCGCTCGCATCCAAATGCCGCAACGTGTTCCGGCAGGATTCCACGGCGTGTGGTTGGACGGCGGCGGGGCAACGTAG